The Methanosarcina barkeri str. Wiesmoor DNA segment ATATTAGTACTACTTTATCAAATAATTTACCTTTGACAGCTTTCAGATTTCTTTGCTTGCAGCTTCGGATAAAGTCCTTATGTGGAAGCTCGAATCAAGCTCCTCTGCAAGCTTTCTACATTTTTCCAGGTCAATTTCGGGTATATTAACTACTGTAACCCTTGTACTGATTCCTGCCTTCTTTGCTTTCTTAACAAAATCAAGTACTGCAGAATAAGCATTTTTATGAATCGGTCTGCAGAGTTTGTTATACTTTTCTTCGGACTCGGCATTCAAACTTACGGAAACAGAGTCTAACCCTGCGGTTTTCAGTTCTGAGACTACATCTCTTCCCGGATTTATCAGGGCTGCCTGTCCATTAGTATCTAGCCTTACTCGAATATTCCGGCTTTTCAGCCAGCGGGTTACTGCTAGCACCACAT contains these protein-coding regions:
- a CDS encoding TatD family nuclease-associated radical SAM protein encodes the protein MVIRNVRNFDFMDAIYYEAHKNLYINLTNRCSADCVFCIRNFADGVYGYDLRLSREPTTEEVIGALEGLDLSKYREIVFTGLGEPTIRLDVVLAVTRWLKSRNIRVRLDTNGQAALINPGRDVVSELKTAGLDSVSVSLNAESEEKYNKLCRPIHKNAYSAVLDFVKKAKKAGISTRVTVVNIPEIDLEKCRKLAEELDSSFHIRTLSEAASKEI